A DNA window from Deltaproteobacteria bacterium contains the following coding sequences:
- a CDS encoding DUF1329 domain-containing protein, translating to MRDGVTALALGLVIGITAGPCERAEAIEAGTMVDQSNVDQVKDQLPPEIYNHFKKGEYANKLVDFPNSRWSWDDGFAEATKWNAEHLVLDEHKSPIDKDTRTRPDYIRGLPFPDIREDDPEAGYKALWNLDYAYYTGGNSHNLTLLNWVSRSGVDRASVQDVFFLYYDGQPKPYSPPKNPQNLLFQFLAVSVTPNDLQGTAALGYRFKDPTKRDLSWAYVPALRRVRAISPANRSDGFLGSDQSQDDGFFFDGKPEDFDWKIVGHKDGLRFVDPDSVAGNSQRKPLPGGGWRSIFSNNDRTVGYMVKDWKGVPWAPAAAGLAKRKFWVLEGVPKDRYYLYGKLELWIDDQTWQGAWNRKFSWRGELLNVYEVTGYATAPFNEHERWWGATFALQLSENIKADRATASGMNGPGADPPNDRRIPLDPDFFDYQTLNRFGK from the coding sequence ATGCGCGACGGCGTGACGGCTCTGGCACTCGGGCTCGTGATCGGGATCACGGCCGGCCCGTGCGAGAGGGCGGAGGCGATCGAGGCCGGCACGATGGTCGACCAGAGCAACGTCGACCAGGTGAAGGACCAGCTGCCGCCGGAGATCTACAACCACTTCAAGAAGGGCGAGTACGCCAACAAGCTCGTCGACTTCCCGAACTCGCGCTGGAGCTGGGACGACGGCTTCGCGGAGGCGACGAAGTGGAACGCCGAGCACCTGGTGCTCGACGAGCACAAGTCGCCGATCGACAAGGACACCAGGACGCGGCCCGACTACATCCGCGGGCTGCCGTTTCCCGACATCCGCGAGGACGATCCCGAGGCCGGCTACAAGGCGCTCTGGAACCTCGACTACGCCTATTACACCGGCGGCAACAGCCACAACCTGACGCTACTCAACTGGGTGAGCCGGAGCGGCGTCGACCGCGCCTCGGTGCAGGACGTGTTCTTCCTCTACTACGACGGGCAGCCGAAGCCATACTCGCCGCCCAAGAACCCCCAGAACCTGCTCTTCCAGTTCCTCGCCGTGAGCGTGACCCCGAACGACCTGCAGGGCACCGCCGCGCTCGGCTACCGCTTCAAGGACCCGACGAAACGCGATCTCAGCTGGGCCTACGTGCCGGCGCTCCGCCGCGTCCGCGCCATCTCGCCCGCGAACCGCTCCGACGGCTTCCTCGGCTCCGATCAGAGCCAGGATGACGGCTTCTTCTTCGATGGGAAGCCCGAGGACTTCGACTGGAAGATCGTCGGCCACAAGGATGGGCTGCGCTTCGTCGATCCGGACAGCGTCGCGGGCAACTCGCAGCGCAAGCCGCTGCCGGGCGGCGGGTGGCGGTCGATCTTCTCCAACAACGACCGCACCGTCGGCTACATGGTGAAGGACTGGAAGGGGGTGCCCTGGGCGCCGGCCGCGGCGGGCCTCGCGAAGCGGAAGTTCTGGGTCCTCGAGGGCGTGCCCAAGGACCGGTACTACCTCTACGGCAAGCTCGAGCTGTGGATCGACGACCAGACGTGGCAGGGCGCGTGGAACCGGAAGTTCTCGTGGCGGGGCGAGCTGCTGAACGTCTACGAGGTGACCGGGTACGCCACCGCACCGTTCAACGAGCACGAGCGGTGGTGGGGGGCCACCTTCGCGCTCCAGCTCTCGGAGAACATCAAGGCGGACCGCGCCACGGCGTCGGGCATGAACGGCCCGGGCGCGGATCCGCCGAACGACCGTCGCATCCCGCTCGATCCCGACTTCTTCGACTACCAGACGCTCAACCGGTTCGGGAAATAA
- a CDS encoding nitroreductase family deazaflavin-dependent oxidoreductase, whose amino-acid sequence MASLRPSWRGLGNGRDRSGFPWARADISAMLRVMSQEKIHFDAPSPIERLFSRMFGAHVGLGLGFSHNYQLEVRGRRSGRLYSTPVDVLVHRGRRFLVAGRGETQWVRNARASGQITLRKGRRREELRVRIVPDVEKPDVLKAYLDRFKLTVQRYFPVPAGAPADALAPLAPRYPVFELIPVATVGAPRPLPTMDSPFHAFFAIDLRCAAAF is encoded by the coding sequence ATGGCCAGCCTACGTCCTAGTTGGCGAGGACTGGGAAACGGCCGAGATCGATCGGGATTTCCCTGGGCCCGCGCCGACATATCTGCGATGCTCCGCGTCATGAGCCAGGAGAAGATCCACTTCGACGCGCCTTCTCCGATCGAACGCCTCTTCAGCCGGATGTTCGGGGCGCACGTCGGCCTCGGCCTGGGCTTCTCGCACAACTACCAGCTCGAGGTACGCGGCCGCCGCAGCGGCAGGCTCTACTCGACGCCGGTCGACGTCCTCGTCCACCGCGGGAGGCGCTTCCTGGTCGCCGGCCGGGGGGAGACACAATGGGTTCGAAACGCACGCGCGAGCGGGCAGATCACGCTGCGAAAGGGGCGCCGGCGAGAAGAGCTCCGGGTGCGGATCGTCCCGGACGTCGAGAAGCCCGATGTCCTGAAGGCCTACCTCGATCGGTTCAAGCTCACGGTGCAGCGCTACTTCCCGGTCCCTGCCGGCGCGCCAGCCGACGCGCTTGCTCCGTTGGCCCCGCGCTACCCCGTCTTCGAGCTGATCCCGGTGGCGACGGTGGGGGCCCCCCGGCCCCTACCCACTATGGATTCGCCGTTTCACGCTTTTTTTGCGATTGACTTGCGGTGCGCAGCTGCCTTCTAA
- a CDS encoding response regulator — MPRGRARRARKDTRGNRHAEVQVSSRRQVKSSGRTVLVVDDQVETLSSVRMLLEREGHRVLTAEGGPQALELLAREPVQLLLVDYFMPVMNGEELIRAVRERERDRLIQIVLQTGYAGEKPPREMLSRLAIQGYHDKTDGPDRLLLWVDVAFKAYDQLAQLHIAERLKTELLANVSHEFRTPLNIIVGYIDLLREGTFGACPADARAVFEKVLANAAYLLDLVEEFLDLSKLEAGAMHVKPERMALTPFLRELAESFALIVNQPVAFLCDVPEDLPVVIAEAAKLRVVIHNLLSNAAKFTREGRIQLTAASLPDGRAAIRVTDTGPGIPPDQHEAIFEIFHQLRPHDGETKGIGLGLALARRFTRMMGGDIAVESAPGTGSTFTVLLPVDCPRAGVARDEAAA; from the coding sequence ATGCCTCGCGGGCGCGCGCGGCGCGCCCGGAAGGACACACGAGGCAATCGCCATGCGGAGGTGCAGGTGAGCAGCCGGCGCCAGGTGAAGTCGAGCGGGCGAACGGTCCTGGTCGTCGATGACCAGGTGGAGACGCTCAGCTCCGTCCGCATGCTCCTCGAGCGCGAGGGCCACCGCGTGCTCACCGCCGAGGGCGGGCCGCAGGCGCTCGAGCTCCTCGCGCGCGAGCCCGTGCAGCTCCTCCTCGTCGACTACTTCATGCCGGTCATGAACGGCGAGGAGCTCATCCGGGCCGTCCGCGAGCGCGAGCGCGACCGCCTCATCCAGATCGTCCTCCAGACCGGCTACGCCGGCGAGAAGCCGCCCCGCGAGATGCTCTCCCGGCTGGCCATCCAGGGCTACCACGACAAGACCGACGGGCCGGACCGCCTGCTCCTCTGGGTCGACGTCGCGTTCAAGGCCTACGATCAGCTGGCCCAGCTGCACATCGCGGAGCGGTTGAAGACGGAGCTCCTCGCCAACGTCTCGCACGAGTTTCGCACGCCGCTCAACATCATCGTCGGCTACATCGATCTGCTGCGCGAGGGGACGTTCGGCGCCTGCCCCGCCGACGCGCGGGCCGTGTTCGAAAAGGTGCTCGCCAACGCCGCCTACCTCCTCGACCTGGTCGAGGAATTCCTCGACCTCTCCAAGCTCGAGGCGGGCGCGATGCACGTCAAGCCCGAACGCATGGCGCTCACGCCGTTCCTGCGCGAGCTGGCGGAGTCGTTCGCGCTGATCGTCAACCAGCCGGTCGCCTTTCTGTGCGACGTTCCCGAAGACCTGCCGGTCGTGATCGCCGAGGCCGCCAAGCTGCGCGTGGTCATCCACAACCTGCTCAGCAACGCCGCCAAGTTCACCCGCGAGGGACGCATCCAGCTCACAGCGGCTTCCCTCCCCGACGGCCGCGCCGCCATCCGCGTGACCGACACCGGCCCGGGCATCCCGCCCGACCAGCACGAGGCGATCTTCGAGATCTTCCACCAGCTCCGGCCGCACGACGGCGAGACGAAGGGCATCGGCCTCGGGCTGGCGCTCGCACGGCGCTTCACCCGCATGATGGGCGGGGACATCGCCGTCGAGAGCGCGCCCGGCACGGGCTCCACGTTCACCGTGCTCCTGCCGGTCGACTGCCCGCGCGCGGGGGTGGCCCGGGACGAGGCCGCGGCCTGA
- a CDS encoding GFA family protein: MRIFTGGCHCGRVRFEVTADLVRVVDCNCSICGRKGYLHHIVPRERFRLLAGADALATYRFGTMTAQHHFCRTCGVASFYVPRSHPDRIDVNVRCLDGVDIEQLAVTRFNGRNWEASIGTLDV; the protein is encoded by the coding sequence GTGCGGATCTTCACCGGCGGCTGCCATTGCGGGCGAGTGCGCTTCGAGGTCACCGCGGACCTGGTACGGGTGGTCGACTGCAACTGCTCCATCTGCGGGCGCAAGGGCTACCTGCATCACATCGTCCCGCGCGAGCGCTTCCGTCTGCTCGCCGGCGCGGACGCGCTCGCCACGTATCGCTTCGGCACCATGACCGCCCAGCATCATTTCTGTCGGACGTGCGGTGTGGCGAGCTTCTACGTCCCGCGTTCCCATCCCGATCGGATCGACGTGAACGTCCGGTGTCTCGACGGCGTGGACATCGAGCAGCTCGCGGTGACGCGTTTCAACGGCCGGAACTGGGAAGCCAGCATCGGCACGCTGGACGTCTAG
- a CDS encoding TraR/DksA family transcriptional regulator, with translation MKPIEKLRQKLLAQRRALFEQVARAADDLRWLDTNTHPETEEEAQEQSIARLLARLDERGNTELRAIDRALILIEAGAYGRCEDCDEPIPVERLEVLPAATTCVFCASARERDSRQAAAP, from the coding sequence ATGAAGCCGATCGAGAAATTGCGGCAGAAGCTCCTGGCGCAGCGGCGGGCCCTCTTCGAGCAGGTCGCGCGGGCCGCGGACGATCTGCGCTGGCTCGATACGAACACGCATCCGGAGACCGAGGAGGAGGCGCAGGAGCAGAGCATCGCCCGACTGCTCGCCCGGCTGGACGAGCGCGGCAACACCGAGCTGCGCGCGATCGATCGCGCGCTCATCCTCATCGAGGCGGGTGCCTATGGGAGGTGTGAGGACTGCGACGAACCCATCCCCGTCGAGCGGCTGGAGGTCCTGCCGGCGGCGACCACGTGCGTCTTCTGCGCCTCGGCTCGCGAGCGTGATTCCCGACAGGCGGCGGCACCGTGA
- a CDS encoding SDR family NAD(P)-dependent oxidoreductase: MPFGATGLRARRRPCPNSPASPVDYRDKVVVVTGASSGIGAVTARAFAERGSVVVGVARREELLQKLARDCQLRSPASGYLAGDLGERPFAERVVDETVRRHGRLDILINNAAISKHKQFYHMTADEAEYVMRVNFLSCVWMTMAAIPHMLRQGGGTVVNISSFAAKVSPPRETMYAASKAAMNAFTEGLWNDLAGSNIHVSVINPGPIDTEIWLKEDEPVAYQGPKYPAQIVTDAIFEAIEKRRHELTVPKRNPMLLAARFLRLFVPSLLRFGVARMEPVPAEIVEQARARAAKGKRLGDLDEG, translated from the coding sequence ATGCCGTTCGGTGCAACGGGCTTGCGCGCTCGTCGCCGGCCGTGCCCAAATAGCCCGGCATCCCCTGTGGACTATCGCGACAAAGTCGTGGTCGTGACCGGCGCGTCCTCGGGCATCGGCGCGGTGACCGCTCGCGCCTTCGCCGAGCGGGGGAGCGTCGTGGTCGGCGTCGCGCGGCGCGAGGAGCTGCTCCAGAAGCTTGCCCGCGATTGCCAGCTGCGCTCACCGGCGTCGGGCTACCTGGCTGGCGACCTCGGGGAGCGCCCGTTCGCCGAGCGCGTGGTCGACGAGACGGTCCGCCGCCATGGCCGCCTCGACATCCTCATCAACAACGCGGCCATCTCCAAGCACAAGCAGTTCTACCACATGACCGCCGACGAGGCGGAGTACGTGATGCGCGTCAACTTCCTCTCCTGCGTGTGGATGACGATGGCCGCCATCCCTCACATGCTGCGCCAGGGCGGCGGGACGGTCGTCAACATCTCCTCGTTCGCCGCCAAGGTCTCCCCGCCGCGCGAGACCATGTACGCCGCCTCGAAGGCGGCCATGAACGCGTTCACCGAAGGACTGTGGAACGACCTGGCCGGCTCGAACATCCACGTGAGCGTGATCAACCCCGGCCCCATCGACACCGAGATCTGGCTCAAGGAGGACGAACCGGTGGCCTATCAGGGCCCCAAGTACCCGGCGCAGATCGTGACCGACGCGATCTTCGAGGCCATCGAGAAGCGGCGTCACGAGCTGACCGTCCCGAAGCGCAATCCCATGCTGCTCGCCGCGCGCTTCCTGCGGCTCTTCGTCCCGTCGCTGCTCCGCTTCGGCGTCGCGAGGATGGAGCCCGTGCCCGCCGAGATCGTCGAGCAGGCGCGCGCCCGGGCTGCCAAGGGGAAACGCCTCGGCGACCTGGACGAAGGATAG
- a CDS encoding outer membrane lipoprotein-sorting protein, with amino-acid sequence MARLSLVVPKTRDKIGAGRLPDCRPRLSPPFPTPGRWTRGSTRSFPLTCVRLPSYAGRGATSALDTSRHADRRKRSVIPTLCRRRRPRQPWLAVAVLALASVPPARVARSELRPGTVLGRENWEEAKGLLPDEFLEAYHRGDFRHEIRSWDPPRLGDEPIFAAALKENEGRYDLDAEGSIVERTTGKPAGEIVAWPFPKIDPADPRAAAKIVWNYFYTLYYGGNGHYRADLLWISRHGLDRSISVDAFFKHYDGQHPRFREANGRKDLLSQTFAEVLSPADVQGILSLTWRYRDPHARDSVWTYVPSLRRTRQVSPSNRSDGFLGSDLSQDDGPYFDGKVQDFEWKLLGEQDLLVLFDRPSFDQPALLSRLPEGGWRMVIPGGARVGFQLPDWKGSPWCPVQEILVRRPHWIVEAVPKDRYYLYGKIVFRFDKDIYLGSYASKYDWKGMLLNSYVAVRTNVIRVAPGEFWGWAGGAVALGVNWKLDRASTAGIVAGTDVPADSRIPLSTDVFSLQRLHSDGK; translated from the coding sequence ATGGCCCGGCTCTCCTTAGTCGTTCCAAAGACGCGCGACAAGATAGGTGCGGGACGTCTCCCCGATTGCCGGCCCCGTCTCTCCCCGCCTTTCCCGACACCCGGCCGGTGGACGCGGGGTTCGACGCGTTCTTTTCCATTGACCTGCGTCCGCCTGCCGTCGTACGCAGGACGCGGCGCAACCTCGGCGCTCGACACATCACGCCATGCCGACCGGCGAAAGCGATCCGTGATCCCGACGCTCTGCCGCCGTCGGCGCCCACGGCAACCCTGGCTCGCGGTCGCCGTCCTCGCGCTCGCGTCCGTCCCTCCCGCTCGCGTCGCCAGGTCCGAGCTCCGGCCCGGCACCGTGCTGGGCCGCGAGAACTGGGAGGAGGCGAAGGGCCTCCTGCCCGACGAGTTCCTCGAGGCCTACCACCGGGGCGACTTCCGGCACGAGATCCGGAGCTGGGACCCTCCTCGCCTCGGGGACGAGCCGATCTTCGCCGCGGCGCTCAAGGAGAACGAGGGGCGCTACGACCTCGACGCCGAGGGCTCGATCGTCGAGCGCACCACCGGGAAGCCTGCCGGCGAGATCGTGGCCTGGCCGTTTCCGAAGATCGACCCCGCCGATCCCCGGGCGGCGGCCAAGATCGTCTGGAACTACTTCTACACGCTCTACTATGGCGGGAACGGCCACTACCGGGCGGACCTGCTGTGGATCTCCCGCCACGGCCTCGACCGCTCGATCAGCGTCGACGCCTTCTTCAAGCACTACGACGGCCAGCATCCGCGCTTCCGCGAAGCGAACGGCCGCAAGGACCTCCTGTCGCAGACCTTTGCCGAGGTGCTCTCGCCGGCCGACGTCCAGGGCATCCTGTCGCTCACCTGGCGCTATCGTGATCCCCACGCTCGTGACTCGGTGTGGACCTACGTGCCGAGCCTCCGCCGCACTCGCCAGGTCTCTCCCTCGAACCGCTCCGACGGTTTCCTCGGCTCGGATCTCTCGCAGGACGACGGGCCGTACTTCGACGGCAAGGTGCAGGACTTCGAGTGGAAGCTGCTGGGCGAGCAGGACCTGCTGGTGCTCTTCGACCGGCCGTCGTTCGACCAGCCGGCGCTGCTCAGCCGGCTCCCCGAGGGCGGCTGGCGGATGGTGATCCCGGGCGGGGCCCGGGTCGGATTCCAGCTGCCGGACTGGAAGGGCTCCCCGTGGTGCCCCGTCCAGGAGATCCTGGTCCGCCGGCCCCACTGGATCGTCGAGGCGGTCCCGAAGGACCGGTACTACCTCTACGGGAAGATCGTCTTCCGCTTCGACAAGGACATCTACCTCGGGAGCTATGCGTCCAAGTACGACTGGAAGGGCATGCTGCTCAACTCCTACGTCGCGGTCCGCACCAACGTGATCCGGGTCGCACCCGGGGAGTTCTGGGGATGGGCGGGCGGCGCCGTCGCCCTCGGGGTCAACTGGAAGCTCGACCGGGCGAGCACCGCGGGCATCGTCGCGGGGACGGACGTCCCGGCCGACTCGAGGATCCCGCTCTCCACCGACGTCTTCTCGCTCCAGCGCCTCCATTCCGACGGGAAGTAG
- a CDS encoding NAD(P)/FAD-dependent oxidoreductase, producing the protein MVDGRAARVVVLGAGFAGLRAVRRLARAGVRVLWVDGRNYHCFLPLLYQVAIAGLEPQEIAYPARSILRRLPSAEFRLARVVAGDPAARTLLTATGDRLAYDYLIVATGGVAEYFGIPGAREAALRLYDLEDARLLRNHVLRVLEQAEALDDPAARAALLTFVIVGGGPTGVEMAGALAEFRRHVVPRDYRNVEPHAVRIVLLEAGPELLSPFVPHLRARARRDLLECGVEVRTGAKVTRITEERVELASGEPIAARTAIWAAGIRAAPVSAHLGLPTGRSGRVRVDPTLRVPGYPHVFAAGDVAVVDGAERLPQVAQVAIQQGEHAAENVLRSLRGEPCLPFRYRDKGSLATIGRSRAVAMIGRLQVAGRLAWLLWLVVHLVMLIGFRNRLVVLVNWAWSYLTYDFGLRAIVGAEPEPAAALAATADVAAQRTAIGSS; encoded by the coding sequence ATGGTGGACGGGAGAGCCGCGAGGGTCGTCGTCCTCGGTGCGGGCTTCGCCGGGTTGCGTGCCGTCCGACGCCTGGCCCGGGCCGGTGTCCGGGTGCTCTGGGTCGACGGCCGCAACTATCACTGCTTCTTGCCGCTCCTCTACCAGGTGGCGATCGCCGGCCTCGAGCCGCAGGAGATCGCCTATCCCGCGCGCAGCATCCTGCGCCGGCTGCCGAGCGCCGAGTTCCGTCTGGCGCGCGTCGTCGCCGGCGACCCGGCCGCCCGGACCCTCCTCACCGCCACCGGCGACCGGCTCGCCTACGACTACCTGATCGTGGCCACGGGCGGCGTCGCCGAGTACTTCGGCATCCCGGGGGCGCGGGAGGCGGCCCTGCGGCTCTACGACCTCGAGGACGCGCGCCTCCTCCGCAACCACGTGCTGCGGGTGCTCGAGCAGGCCGAGGCGCTCGACGACCCGGCGGCGCGCGCCGCCCTCCTCACCTTCGTCATCGTCGGCGGCGGCCCGACGGGCGTCGAGATGGCGGGCGCGCTCGCCGAGTTCCGGCGTCACGTCGTCCCGCGCGACTACCGAAATGTCGAACCCCACGCGGTCCGCATCGTGCTCCTCGAGGCCGGCCCCGAGCTCCTGTCGCCGTTCGTCCCCCACCTGCGCGCGCGGGCGCGCCGGGATCTCCTCGAGTGCGGTGTCGAGGTCCGCACCGGAGCCAAGGTCACGCGCATCACCGAGGAACGCGTCGAGCTCGCGAGCGGCGAGCCGATCGCCGCCCGCACCGCGATCTGGGCCGCCGGCATCCGCGCCGCCCCGGTCAGCGCCCATCTCGGCCTGCCGACGGGACGGAGCGGCCGCGTGCGCGTCGACCCGACGCTGCGCGTCCCGGGATACCCCCACGTCTTCGCCGCGGGCGATGTCGCCGTCGTGGACGGCGCGGAGCGGCTCCCGCAGGTGGCCCAGGTGGCGATCCAGCAAGGCGAGCACGCCGCCGAGAACGTGCTCCGCAGCCTGCGAGGCGAGCCGTGCCTGCCCTTCCGCTACCGGGACAAGGGCTCCCTGGCGACGATCGGCCGCAGCCGCGCCGTCGCCATGATCGGCCGCCTGCAGGTCGCCGGCCGGCTCGCCTGGCTGCTCTGGCTCGTGGTGCACCTCGTCATGCTGATCGGCTTCCGCAACCGCCTCGTCGTCCTGGTCAACTGGGCATGGAGCTACCTGACCTACGACTTCGGGCTGCGCGCCATCGTCGGCGCCGAGCCCGAGCCTGCTGCCGCGCTCGCGGCCACGGCAGATGTGGCGGCTCAGCGCACGGCCATCGGCTCGAGCTAG
- a CDS encoding 4a-hydroxytetrahydrobiopterin dehydratase, which translates to MSSSRLPPSEGGGTDLRARHCIPCEGGVPKLAAARVAELRGEVPAWEMRVDKLHRTFRFRDFKAAMQFVDRMAEVAEAEGHHPDFAVHYNRVDVTVWTHAIDGLSENDFILAAKIDALVS; encoded by the coding sequence ATGTCGAGCAGCCGACTGCCCCCCTCGGAAGGCGGCGGTACGGACCTCCGGGCGAGGCACTGTATCCCGTGCGAAGGCGGCGTCCCGAAGCTCGCCGCGGCGCGCGTCGCCGAGCTGCGCGGTGAGGTCCCGGCCTGGGAAATGCGGGTCGACAAGCTGCACCGCACCTTCCGCTTCCGGGACTTCAAGGCGGCGATGCAGTTCGTCGACCGGATGGCGGAGGTCGCGGAGGCCGAAGGCCACCACCCGGACTTCGCCGTACACTACAATCGGGTCGACGTGACCGTCTGGACGCACGCCATCGACGGCCTCTCGGAGAATGACTTCATCCTTGCGGCCAAGATCGACGCGCTGGTGTCCTGA
- a CDS encoding DUF1329 domain-containing protein, with protein sequence MRTRVLIPVVVMLILLVASGVLADAPGGAPPSDGLKPGDVLDQRNWQRAEGLLPPEILKHYEKNEYVNPISDWPANVYNWPEDFLAGSKQNAGRYTTGKLGEILESASGKQPAYIIGFPFPDIDAADPSAGVKILWNFYYRTYYFGNLRAESQLNMMSPASLERRLDVDVRFMYYDGVPEQERVKNNPQNFLYQQLVVVMSPNDLQGTGSLSWRYRDPQKRDSSWAYVPALRRVRAVSPANRSDGFLGSDMSQDDGPFFDGKPEDFDWKLKGEVDTLRLVDPMNLQGKSSNSWLPSGGWRADWPDLKFLGYMDSQWRGVSWAPIAAGLAKRRFYVIEGTPRDKYYLYGKIELYLDKVSFQGAWNRKFGWKGELLNDEQVMAWNPHTVIRPDGKKDWVQGTNQAFQCAESIKLERATVAGIKSSRTANFDGRLVFDPKLFDLDALSQYGK encoded by the coding sequence ATGCGAACGCGCGTCCTGATTCCGGTGGTAGTGATGCTCATCCTGCTCGTCGCGAGCGGCGTCCTGGCCGATGCCCCGGGCGGCGCCCCGCCGTCCGATGGCCTCAAGCCGGGCGACGTGCTCGATCAGCGCAACTGGCAGCGAGCGGAGGGCCTCCTCCCGCCGGAGATCCTGAAGCACTACGAGAAGAACGAGTACGTCAATCCGATCTCCGACTGGCCGGCAAACGTCTACAACTGGCCCGAGGACTTCCTGGCGGGGAGCAAGCAGAATGCCGGCCGCTACACGACCGGCAAGCTCGGCGAGATCCTGGAGAGCGCCAGTGGCAAGCAGCCCGCTTACATCATCGGGTTCCCGTTTCCCGACATCGACGCCGCCGATCCTTCGGCCGGCGTCAAGATCCTGTGGAACTTCTACTACCGCACCTACTACTTCGGAAACCTGCGCGCCGAGTCGCAGCTCAACATGATGAGCCCGGCATCGCTCGAACGCCGGCTCGACGTGGACGTGCGCTTCATGTACTACGACGGCGTCCCCGAGCAGGAGCGGGTCAAGAACAACCCGCAGAACTTCCTCTATCAGCAGCTCGTCGTGGTGATGAGCCCGAACGACCTGCAGGGGACGGGGTCGCTCAGCTGGCGCTATCGCGACCCGCAGAAGCGGGACTCCTCGTGGGCCTACGTCCCGGCGCTGCGGCGGGTCCGGGCGGTCAGCCCCGCCAATCGCTCCGACGGCTTCCTCGGGTCGGACATGAGCCAGGACGACGGCCCGTTCTTCGACGGCAAGCCGGAGGACTTCGACTGGAAGCTGAAGGGCGAGGTCGACACGCTCCGTCTCGTCGATCCGATGAACCTCCAGGGGAAGTCGTCGAACAGCTGGCTCCCGAGCGGAGGCTGGCGCGCGGACTGGCCGGACCTGAAGTTCCTCGGCTACATGGATTCTCAGTGGAGGGGCGTGTCCTGGGCGCCCATCGCAGCCGGCCTCGCGAAGCGGCGGTTCTACGTCATCGAGGGGACGCCGCGCGACAAGTATTACCTCTACGGCAAGATCGAGCTCTACCTCGACAAGGTCAGCTTCCAGGGCGCCTGGAACCGTAAGTTCGGCTGGAAGGGCGAGCTCCTCAACGACGAGCAGGTGATGGCCTGGAATCCGCACACCGTCATCCGGCCGGACGGCAAGAAGGACTGGGTGCAGGGAACCAACCAGGCCTTCCAGTGTGCGGAGAGCATCAAGCTCGAGCGTGCGACCGTGGCCGGCATCAAGTCGTCACGCACGGCGAACTTCGACGGACGCCTGGTCTTCGATCCAAAGCTGTTCGACCTCGACGCGCTCTCGCAGTACGGCAAGTAG